One window from the genome of Candidatus Hydrogenedentota bacterium encodes:
- a CDS encoding prepilin-type N-terminal cleavage/methylation domain-containing protein — MNITRFQYLSPRRGFTLLELLIVIAIIALLAALLLPALSRARTQARAVECASNLRQLYLAVTMYAAEHDGRNVPAAEDMFDFMLPGAPPDHAGGYKRWHGVRETPNQNSVFIPEQGPLADYLMDSRVKTCPEFFEYSQHSDQPNVFEAGTGGYGYNMAYIGSTLAVTNDLVSAARNGFLDSRIQHPAQTVLFADAAMPQNGYLIEYSFVEPPHFVSADEPRGAAAWGFQSPSMHFRHYGRANVLWADGHITSEKWEWAPETNIYGAKNSRWMVGWFGPQDNRHFDHGSKEGY; from the coding sequence ATGAACATTACCCGATTTCAGTACTTGTCCCCCAGACGGGGCTTCACCCTGCTGGAATTGCTGATCGTTATTGCGATTATCGCATTGCTGGCCGCGCTGCTGCTTCCGGCGTTGTCCCGAGCCCGCACTCAGGCTCGGGCGGTGGAGTGTGCGAGCAATTTGCGCCAACTCTATCTGGCGGTGACGATGTACGCGGCGGAGCACGATGGACGCAACGTTCCGGCCGCCGAAGATATGTTTGATTTTATGTTGCCGGGCGCGCCGCCCGACCACGCGGGCGGCTACAAGCGCTGGCACGGTGTGCGTGAAACACCAAACCAGAATTCGGTATTCATTCCCGAGCAAGGACCGCTGGCGGACTACCTGATGGATTCGCGGGTGAAGACGTGCCCGGAATTCTTCGAATACTCTCAGCACAGCGATCAGCCGAATGTTTTTGAGGCGGGCACGGGCGGTTACGGCTACAATATGGCCTATATCGGCTCCACGCTCGCGGTGACGAACGATCTGGTGAGCGCGGCGAGGAACGGCTTTCTGGATTCGCGGATCCAGCACCCGGCCCAGACGGTATTGTTTGCGGATGCGGCGATGCCCCAGAACGGCTATCTGATCGAATACAGCTTTGTGGAGCCCCCCCACTTCGTGTCGGCGGACGAGCCTCGGGGCGCGGCGGCCTGGGGATTTCAGTCACCCTCGATGCATTTCCGGCATTATGGACGGGCGAATGTGCTCTGGGCGGATGGTCACATTACGAGCGAGAAGTGGGAATGGGCGCCGGAGACCAACATCTACGGCGCGAAGAACAGCCGTTGGATGGTGGGGTGGTTTGGTCCTCAGGACAACCGCCACTTCGATCACGGATCCAAAGAGGGCTACTGA